From one Pseudopipra pipra isolate bDixPip1 chromosome 2, bDixPip1.hap1, whole genome shotgun sequence genomic stretch:
- the BIRC2 gene encoding baculoviral IAP repeat-containing protein 2 produces the protein MIETTDTYNFFLRTAGIIPNCLSCTQLPPRGRLVPFFQNQSIMNIVEDSPFLASIMRHSAVCGELKYDLSCELYRMSTFSAFPVNMPVSERSLARAGFYYTGVQDKVKCFSCGLTLDNWQPGDNAMEKHKELCPGCSFVQSMLSVNNRGLSSRSAFLPSVTNSLSPSLRSISLSPSLEQVGYFSGSFSSFPQDPVTTRAAEDLSFFRHKLYNPSMSTEEARLRTFHSWPLTFLSPTDLAKAGLYYLGTADKVACFTCGGQLCNWEPKDNAVSEHRRHYPNCSFVENLTRDQPSFNVSNVSMQTHEARVKTFINWPTRIPVQPEQLADAGFYYVGRNDDVKCFCCDGGLRCWESGDDPWIEHAKWFPRCEYLLRVKGREFVSQIQARFPHLLEQLLSTSEPPVDENIDPPIIRFGPGESHSEDAVMMNTPVIKAALEMGFSRRLIKQTVQSKIFTTGENYKTVNDLVSDLLIAEDEKIEEEKEKQLEEAASDDLSLIRKNRMALFQRLTCVLPVLGSLLSAKVITEPEHDVIKQKTQTPLQARELIDTILVKGNEAASIFRNCLRDCDPVLYKDLFVEKNMKYVPTEDVSGLPMEEQLRRLQEERTCKVCMDKEVSIVFIPCGHLVVCKECAPSLRKCPICRGTIKGTVRTFLS, from the exons ATGATTGAAACTACAGATACTTACAATTTCTTCTTGAGAACA GCGGGGATTATTCCAAATTGCCTTTCATGCACACAACTACCTCCCAGAGGAAGACTTGTCCCATTTTTCCAAAACCAGTCCATTATGAATATAGTGGAAGATAGCCCTTTCTTGGCTAGCATCATGAggcacagtgctgtgtgtgGTGAACTGAAGTATGACCTATCGTGTGAGCTCTACAGAATGTCAACGTTTTCTGCTTTCCCCGTTAACATGCCGGTATCAGAACGGAGTCTTGCCCGGGCTGGGTTTTATTACACTGGTGTGCAGGATAAAGTTAAGTGCTTCAGTTGTGGCTTAACACTGGATAACTGGCAACCAGGAGATAATGCTATGGAAAAACATAAAGAGCTCTGTCCTGGCTGCAGTTTTGTTCAAAGCATGCTTTCAGTTAACAACCGCGGACTGTCGTCTCGTTCTGCCTTTTTGCCCTCAGTTACAAACAGTCTCTCACCATCTCTGCGTTCCATATCGCTTTCTCCAAGTTTAGAACAAGTTGGATATTTCAGTGGctctttttccagttttcctcaAGACCCAGTAACTACTAGGGCAGCTGAAGACCTTTCATTCTTCAGACATAAGCTTTACAATCCTTCTATGAGTACAGAAGAGGCTAGGCTACGCACCTTTCACTCATGGCCACTGACGTTTCTCTCACCCACTGATCTGGCAAAGGCTGGACTTTATTACTTGGGGACAGCAGACAAAGTTGCTTGTTTTACCTGCGGTGGTCAGCTGTGTAACTGGGAACCGAAAGATAATGCTGTGTCAGAGCACCGGAGGCACTATCCAAACTGTTCTTTTGTGGAAAACCTCACCCGAGACCAGCCAAGTTTCAATGTTTCAAATGTGAGCATGCAAACCCATGAGGCACGTGTTAAAACATTCATCAATTGGCCAACCAGAATTCCAGTTCAGCCCGAACAGCTTGCAGATGCTGGCTTTTACTATGTAG ggcGCAATGATGATGTCAAGTGTTTTTGCTGTGATGGTGGGTTAAGGTGCTGGGAATCTGGAGATGATCCATGGATTGAGCATGCAAAGTGGTTTCCAAG ATGTGAGTATCTGCTTCGTGTCAAAGGAAGAGAGTTTGTAAGTCAAATTCAGGCCAGATTCCCCCATCTCCTTGAACAG CTCTTGTCAACCTCTGAGCCGCCTGTAGATGAAAACATTGATCCCCCAA TTATTCGTTTTGGCCCTGGAGAGAGTCATTCAGAAGATGCAGTCATGATGAACACACCTGTTATTAAAGCTGCCTTGGAGATGGGATTCAGTAGAAGGCTAATAAAGCAAACAGTGCAAAGTAAAATCTTTACAACTGGAGAAAACTACAAGACTGTTAATGATCTTGTGTCTGATCTGCTCATTGCTGAAGATGAGAAGattgaagaagagaaagaaaaacaattagaaGAAGCAGCATCAG ATGATTTATCCTTAATCCGCAAGAATCGCATGGCTTTATTCCAACGTTTAACATGTGTACTTCCAGTCCTTGGGAGTTTACTGTCAGCTAAAGTGATAACAGAACCTGAGCATGATGTTATTAAGCAGAAGACTCAGACACCATTGCAAGCAAGGGAACTGATAGATACAATTTTAGTGAAAGGAAATGAAGCAGCCAGCATATTCAGGAACTGCCTACGAGATTGTGACCCTGTGCTCTACAAAGATTTATTTG tgGAGAAGAACATGAAGTATGTTCCCACAGAAGATGTTTCAG GTTTGCCTATGGAAGAACAATTAAGAAGATTGCAAGAGGAAAGAACATGTAAAGTTTGCATGGACAAAGAAGTTTCTATTGTTTTTATTCCATGTGGTCACTTAGTGGTATGCAAAGAATGTGCACCATCCCTTAGAAAATGCCCTATTTGCAGGGGGACAATAAAGGGCACAGTCCGTACATTTCTTTCGTAA